From one Melospiza melodia melodia isolate bMelMel2 chromosome 6, bMelMel2.pri, whole genome shotgun sequence genomic stretch:
- the EXD2 gene encoding exonuclease 3'-5' domain-containing protein 2 isoform X1, with translation MAKQTAVTITLATLLGVALGGLVLWKATQHRKGKTRCSNQQEEAAAKSGDEKLIKAEDKKVLSFFRSPTFCWIERTLGADIVIVSEQEEWDHAEPLLKKELEKWPVLGIDCEWVSVEGKANPVSLLQMASSSGLCILVRLPRLVAGGQTLPKTLVDIMADSAVLKVGVGCWEDACKLLHDYGLPVKGSMDLRYLAMRQRKDLLHNCLSLKSLAEKVLNFPLDKSPHVRCSNWEAEELTPDQVLYAARDAQVSMALFFRLLGFTSLPATSEGENSVTAWEKARSKCQGLVDIPFRGRKSGSTGEEKSGEGRSPQKTKNRKSCMNGQPSGNQQMRDPRRQKRKPLGVGYSARKSPLYDNCFLHAPDGQPLCTCDRKKAQWYLDKGIGELVSTDPFVVKLRFEPSGRPESQVDYYLTVKENLCVVCGKRESYIRKNVVPHEYRRHFPIQMKDHNSHDVLLLCTSCHAISNYYDNHLKQQLAQEFGAPIGSEEGVRLLEDPLRRQVRSGARALLHADSLPGPRRAELLRGIKDFYSTDTVTPEMLQAAADLETRICNESYVPHGLKVVQCCAKGGLRSLMQLERRWRQHFLDSMKPKHLPEQWSVDHNHVKLIQKYGEDLQIKLS, from the exons ATGGCCAAGCAAACAGCCGTGACGATTACTTTGGCGACCCTGCTGGGTGTTGCACTGGGGGGCCTGGTTTTGTGGAAAGCGACCCAGCATCGGAAAGGAAAAACACGCTGTAGCAATCAGCaagaggaagcagcagcaaagTCAGGAGATGAGAAACTCATTAAAGCAGAGGATAAGAAGGTGCTTTCCTTCTTCAGATCTCCCACCTTTTGCTGGATAGAGAGGACCCTTGGTGCAGACATAGTGATAGTTTCagagcaggaggagtgggatcATGCTGAACCATTGCTGAAGAAGGAGCTGGAGAAGTGGCCGGTTCTTGGAATCGATTGTGAATGG GTATCTGTGGagggaaaagcaaatcctgtatCCCTGTTGCAGATGGCTTCTTCCAGTGGCCTCTGCATTCTTGTTCGGTTGCCCAGGCTTGTTGCCGGTGGCCAGACTCTTCCAAAGACCCTGGTGGACATCATGGCAGATAGTGCCGTGTTGAAAGTTGGGGTAGGATGCTGGGAAGATGCTTGCAAATTGCTTCATGATTATGGTCTTCCAGTCAAAGGGAGCATGGATCTCCGGTATTTGGCCATGAGACAGCG GAAGGATCTACTTCACAACTGCCTTAGCCTTAAGTCTTTAGCTGAAAAAGTCCTGAACTTCCCACTTGACAAATCTCCTCATGTGCGTTGCAGCAACTGGGAAGCAGAAGAACTGACACCAGATCAG GTTCTCTATGCTGCTAGGGATGCCCAGGTCTCAATGGCTCTGTTCTTCCGTTTGCTGGGGTTTACCAGCCTCCCTGCTACATCTGAAGGTGAAAACTCTGTCACTGCTTGGGAGAAAGCCCGGAGTAAATGCCAGGGCTTGGTGGATATCCCATTTAGAGGAAGAAAGAGTGGCAGCACAGGAGAGGAGAAGAGTGGAGAGGGACGTTCCCCTCAGAAAACAAAGAATCGGAAGTCCTGCATGAACGGCCAGCCCTCTGGCAATCAGCAAATGAGAGATCCGCGGAGGCAGAAGCGAAAGCCTCTGGGTGTGGGATATTCTGCAAG AAAATCTCCACTGTATGACAACTGCTTCCTGCATGCACCAGATGGACAGCCCCTGTGCACTTGTGATCGCAAGAAGGCTCAGTGGTATTTGGACAAGGGGATTGGAG AGCTAGTTAGCACAGACCCTTTTGTTGTGAAGCTGCGTTTTGAGCCTTCAGGACGTCCCGAGTCCCAGGTTGATTATTATCTGACAGTCAAAGAAAACCTCTGTGTTGTGTGTGGCAAGCGAGAATCCTATATCCG GAAGAATGTTGTTCCTCACGAATACCGAAGACACTTCCCCATCCAGATGAAGGACCACAACTCACACGATGTGCTCCTCCTCTGCACGTCCTGCCACGCCATCTCCAATTACTATGACAACCACCTGaagcagcagctggcccaggagtTCGGGGCTCCCATCGGCTCCGAGGAAGGCGTGCGGCTCCTGGAGGACCCTCTGCGCAGGCAAGTGCGCTCGGGGGCGCGCGCCCTGCTGCATGCAGACAGCCTGCCTGGGCCccgcagggcagagctgctgcgaGGCATCAAGGACTTCTATAGCACAGACACAGTCACTCCAGAGatgctccaggcagcagctgatCTGGAAACCAG GATCTGCAATGAGAGCTACGTGCCACACGGACTGAAGGTGGTGCAGTGTTGTGCTAAAGGAGGCCTGCGCTCTCTCATGCAGCTGGAAAGACGCTGGCGGCAGCATTTCTTGGACAGCATGAAGCCCAAACACCTCCCAGAGCAATGGTCAGTGGACCATAACCATGTGAAGTTGATCC
- the EXD2 gene encoding exonuclease 3'-5' domain-containing protein 2 isoform X2, with the protein MAKQTAVTITLATLLGVALGGLVLWKATQHRKGKTRCSNQQEEAAAKSGDEKLIKAEDKKVLSFFRSPTFCWIERTLGADIVIVSEQEEWDHAEPLLKKELEKWPVLGIDCEWVSVEGKANPVSLLQMASSSGLCILVRLPRLVAGGQTLPKTLVDIMADSAVLKVGVGCWEDACKLLHDYGLPVKGSMDLRYLAMRQRKDLLHNCLSLKSLAEKVLNFPLDKSPHVRCSNWEAEELTPDQVLYAARDAQVSMALFFRLLGFTSLPATSEGENSVTAWEKARSKCQGLVDIPFRGRKSGSTGEEKSGEGRSPQKTKNRKSCMNGQPSGNQQMRDPRRQKRKPLGVGYSARKSPLYDNCFLHAPDGQPLCTCDRKKAQWYLDKGIGELVSTDPFVVKLRFEPSGRPESQVDYYLTVKENLCVVCGKRESYIRKNVVPHEYRRHFPIQMKDHNSHDVLLLCTSCHAISNYYDNHLKQQLAQEFGAPIGSEEGVRLLEDPLRRICNESYVPHGLKVVQCCAKGGLRSLMQLERRWRQHFLDSMKPKHLPEQWSVDHNHVKLIQKYGEDLQIKLS; encoded by the exons ATGGCCAAGCAAACAGCCGTGACGATTACTTTGGCGACCCTGCTGGGTGTTGCACTGGGGGGCCTGGTTTTGTGGAAAGCGACCCAGCATCGGAAAGGAAAAACACGCTGTAGCAATCAGCaagaggaagcagcagcaaagTCAGGAGATGAGAAACTCATTAAAGCAGAGGATAAGAAGGTGCTTTCCTTCTTCAGATCTCCCACCTTTTGCTGGATAGAGAGGACCCTTGGTGCAGACATAGTGATAGTTTCagagcaggaggagtgggatcATGCTGAACCATTGCTGAAGAAGGAGCTGGAGAAGTGGCCGGTTCTTGGAATCGATTGTGAATGG GTATCTGTGGagggaaaagcaaatcctgtatCCCTGTTGCAGATGGCTTCTTCCAGTGGCCTCTGCATTCTTGTTCGGTTGCCCAGGCTTGTTGCCGGTGGCCAGACTCTTCCAAAGACCCTGGTGGACATCATGGCAGATAGTGCCGTGTTGAAAGTTGGGGTAGGATGCTGGGAAGATGCTTGCAAATTGCTTCATGATTATGGTCTTCCAGTCAAAGGGAGCATGGATCTCCGGTATTTGGCCATGAGACAGCG GAAGGATCTACTTCACAACTGCCTTAGCCTTAAGTCTTTAGCTGAAAAAGTCCTGAACTTCCCACTTGACAAATCTCCTCATGTGCGTTGCAGCAACTGGGAAGCAGAAGAACTGACACCAGATCAG GTTCTCTATGCTGCTAGGGATGCCCAGGTCTCAATGGCTCTGTTCTTCCGTTTGCTGGGGTTTACCAGCCTCCCTGCTACATCTGAAGGTGAAAACTCTGTCACTGCTTGGGAGAAAGCCCGGAGTAAATGCCAGGGCTTGGTGGATATCCCATTTAGAGGAAGAAAGAGTGGCAGCACAGGAGAGGAGAAGAGTGGAGAGGGACGTTCCCCTCAGAAAACAAAGAATCGGAAGTCCTGCATGAACGGCCAGCCCTCTGGCAATCAGCAAATGAGAGATCCGCGGAGGCAGAAGCGAAAGCCTCTGGGTGTGGGATATTCTGCAAG AAAATCTCCACTGTATGACAACTGCTTCCTGCATGCACCAGATGGACAGCCCCTGTGCACTTGTGATCGCAAGAAGGCTCAGTGGTATTTGGACAAGGGGATTGGAG AGCTAGTTAGCACAGACCCTTTTGTTGTGAAGCTGCGTTTTGAGCCTTCAGGACGTCCCGAGTCCCAGGTTGATTATTATCTGACAGTCAAAGAAAACCTCTGTGTTGTGTGTGGCAAGCGAGAATCCTATATCCG GAAGAATGTTGTTCCTCACGAATACCGAAGACACTTCCCCATCCAGATGAAGGACCACAACTCACACGATGTGCTCCTCCTCTGCACGTCCTGCCACGCCATCTCCAATTACTATGACAACCACCTGaagcagcagctggcccaggagtTCGGGGCTCCCATCGGCTCCGAGGAAGGCGTGCGGCTCCTGGAGGACCCTCTGCGCAG GATCTGCAATGAGAGCTACGTGCCACACGGACTGAAGGTGGTGCAGTGTTGTGCTAAAGGAGGCCTGCGCTCTCTCATGCAGCTGGAAAGACGCTGGCGGCAGCATTTCTTGGACAGCATGAAGCCCAAACACCTCCCAGAGCAATGGTCAGTGGACCATAACCATGTGAAGTTGATCC